One window from the genome of Alnus glutinosa chromosome 13, dhAlnGlut1.1, whole genome shotgun sequence encodes:
- the LOC133854815 gene encoding uncharacterized protein At5g39865-like, with translation MGCVSSNLLNHEDEFTQLGSSALSHHIVSLTSTTYGLLTLDPPSSHSTTPSPTTPPTPPSRFTLGSIFSESKSLWSEPRPPILRSDPAEVINSWELMAGLEYTADSFRFFKDSNKANKENSDPNRMKSDNLWRPSSVLDKYERLCPPKGENRVVIYTTTLRGVRRTFEACNAVRGAIQGFGVLVSERDISMDRGFREELRELMRGKAERDAMVPPRVFVKGRYVGGAEEVLKMAEEGLLGELLDGLPKKRGLGVCEGCGDVRFLPCFQCSGSCKMVMVVKEGVGQPHGSTVVVRCPECNENGLVLCPICS, from the coding sequence ATGGGGTGTGTGTCTTCCAATCTGCTCAACCACGAGGACGAGTTTACCCAACTCGGAAGCTCCGCACTGAGTCACCACATCGTCTCGCTCACCTCCACCACCTATGGCCTGCTCACTCTCGACCCACCATCATCTCACTCAACCACGCCGTCACCGACAACCCCACCGACCCCACCTTCTCGGTTCACCCTCGGCTCCATCTTTTCCGAATCCAAGTCTCTTTGGTCCGAGCCCAGGCCCCCCATCCTCCGCTCGGACCCAGCCGAGGTCATCAACTCCTGGGAGCTCATGGCCGGCCTAGAGTACACCGCCGACAGCTTCCGCTTCTTCAAAGActcaaacaaagccaacaaaGAGAACTCCGACCCGAACCGTATGAAAAGCGACAACCTTTGGAGACCCTCTTCGGTCCTGGACAAGTACGAGAGGTTATGCCCGCCCAAGGGAGAGAACAGAGTGGTGATCTACACGACGACGTTGCGGGGCGTGCGGAGGACTTTCGAGGCGTGCAATGCAGTGAGGGGTGCGATACAAGGGTTCGGAGTGTTGGTCTCCGAACGAGATATATCAATGGACCGCGGGTTCAGAGAGGAGCTGAGGGAGCTGATGAGAGGGAAAGCAGAGAGAGACGCAATGGTGCCCCCGAGAGTGTTTGTGAAGGGGAGGTATGTGGGTGGGGCGGAGGAGGTGTTGAAAATGGCGGAGGAGGGTTTGCTGGGTGAGCTTCTTGATGGGCTGCCAAAGAAGAGAGGTCTTGGCGTGTGCGAAGGGTGTGGGGACGTGAGATTCTTGCCCTGTTTTCAGTGCAGTGGGAGCTGTAAGATGGTGATGGTGGTGAAGGAGGGAGTGGGTCAGCCACACGGCAGCACTGTGGTGGTGAGATGCCCTGAGTGTAATGAGAATGGCTTGGTGCTCTGCCCCATCTGTAGCTGA